The Gemmatimonadaceae bacterium genomic sequence GTCGGATCGTGATCGAAGCGGCCCGCGCGCCCCGCGCCGGCTGGGCCGAAGCCGCAAAGGCGATGCACGCCGCGGCGGACGATCACCTCCTGGACGCGCCTACCACCACGCGATTTGAGGCCGAGGAGTGGGAGTGGCGCTGAGTCCGCGACGCGGGGACGTCATCCTGGTGATGCTCGATCCCACGCGCGGGAGCGAGATCCGCAAGACGCGGCCCTGCGTCGTGGTGTCACCGGACGAGCTGAATCGCCACTTGCGGACCCTCATCGTGGCACCGATGACGACCGGCGGTCCGGCGTATCCCTGGCGTGTGGCGTGTCGCTTTCAACAACGGGATGGCTTCATTGCGCTCGATCAGCTGCGGACGATCGATCGGGAGCGAGTGAGCCGGAAGCTCGGGAGACTGGGTGCGGCGGCCCTGGGCTCGACGCTGGCGCTGCTGCAGGAACTGTTCACCGCGTGACCTGCGTCGCGCGCGCCGCCCAACATCGCGTGCAGCAGACAGCCGGTGGGGTCTGCTCGCTTCGCTCGCATTGTTGCGTCGGCTGCAGCTGACGCTCAACGTTAGCCAGACAGACGAGCAATCCATGAAACCTCCACCTAACCTTGGACCGATAGAGGTGAAGCGCCGGCAGGGCGTCGAGACGTTTCGGGACGGTGCTCGCGACCTAGGCTTCAGTCTTGCCGCGTTCTGGCAGTGGAGTTGCTCCGATCTGGTCAGCAACGCCACGCGAGGAATCCTCGCGGAGTATCTCGTTGCGAAGGCGCTTGGGGTCGCGGATGGTGTGCGTGAGGAATGGGCAAGCTTCGACCTCACCGCGCCGGATGGAACCAGAATCGAAGTGAAGTCGGCGGCGTTCATCCAGAGCTGGTATCAGGAGAGGCTCTCGTCGATCAC encodes the following:
- a CDS encoding AbrB/MazE/SpoVT family DNA-binding domain-containing protein; protein product: MKTRIVRIGNSQGVRLPRPLLAEAGLGDEVVLRAAPGRIVIEAARAPRAGWAEAAKAMHAAADDHLLDAPTTTRFEAEEWEWR
- a CDS encoding type II toxin-antitoxin system PemK/MazF family toxin, which encodes MSPRRGDVILVMLDPTRGSEIRKTRPCVVVSPDELNRHLRTLIVAPMTTGGPAYPWRVACRFQQRDGFIALDQLRTIDRERVSRKLGRLGAAALGSTLALLQELFTA